The window TCATAGGCATGACTATCGTGATATACTGAACGTATACGTTTCGTATAATATCTTCAATGGAATGATGTTGTGCGCTGGCGTGGCCTTGTTGCCGCGCCATTTTTTTTACCAAAACCGGACAAATAATGGGTATTGTAAAAATCTCCGACCAGATGCATGAGAATTTGCGTCTGGCCAGTACGGCGTTAAGTCGTTCCATCAACGCACAGGCCGAGCACTGGATGCGTATTGGCATGCTGGCTGAAATGTATCCCGACCTTGATCATAGCGATCTGTGCCGTTTGCTGGTTCAGGCCGGGCAGGGTGGCTCGCTGGATCTGGGTGCCATCTCCACCATGGGCACAGCGGCCATCCGCGCGGGTGCATCGGCAGGAGCGCGTCAATGAACCAGCGGGTTTCCATCAAGAGTGCCGAGGAC of the Advenella mimigardefordensis DPN7 genome contains:
- a CDS encoding ParD-like family protein, with the translated sequence MGIVKISDQMHENLRLASTALSRSINAQAEHWMRIGMLAEMYPDLDHSDLCRLLVQAGQGGSLDLGAISTMGTAAIRAGASAGARQ